Part of the Bifidobacteriaceae bacterium genome is shown below.
CCCGGCCGGACGCCAACCGGCCGGACAACGCGACGAACATTATCTACCGGATGACCAGCCCCGATGGCGTGGACTGGACGGACAAGGAAGTTGTGTTCAACGGGGGCGGGCCCAGCTTCATGAGCCCGTCGCTCCTGGCGGACGGGTCGCTCTACCGGCTGTGGTACTCGAACTATGGCGGCGAGTTGGTCTACACCCAGAGCCGCGACCTGCGGACTTGGGAGGAACCGCGCCAGGTCGAGGTGACCATGAGCGACGGTTATGCGCCTTGGCATCAAGAGATCGTCGCGACCGACCGGGGGTATGAGGCGCTCCTCCTGGGTTACAAGGCTGAAGGCGGGCGGACCTCGTTCGCATTGTTCTACGCCCAGTCTGACGACGGTCTGCGGTTTGGCGAGGCGCGGCTAATCGACCCGCAGAAAGTCGATTCGCGGTTGGCCGGGTACCACTTCTACAAGAGTTCGCTGGTCAAGGACTGCGGCGCGTACCAGCTATACCTGTCCGTCGTCTCGTCTGCGGGTGCCTACCTGCCCTTCTACAAGCAAGTCCCGGTCGAGTCCCTGTCGGACCTGTTCGCCTGACGGCCCCGATCCTCCTTGGGCCGGCCGTTTGGGCCAGACGGTGTAGCTGACGGCCCAGATCAAGTCGATCATGAACACGAACCCGAGTGCGCCGCCCAGCCCTTGGACGAGCGGGCCCGCCTGCGTCAGGGGCGTGCCCGCGGCCAGGTCCAGCAACTTCAGGAGTCCGGCCGCGATGAGGGCGGCGGCGAGCGTGCGGGCCACGTCGCGCCAGCATTCGGCGGCGTATTCGGCGCCGAACCGCTTGACGGGGCCCGGCCCCACTCCCGCCCGCCGGGCTGCCAGCGTGTCAGCCCATGAGATCATTTTGCGGCCGTATGCGATTGACACCCCGAGGTAGACGGCGGCCACCCCGTGCGCTATGTTGACCCGCCCGTGCCACCGCAGGTCAGCCGCCGCGGCCACCAGCAAGAGCAGGTCCACCGCCGGCGTTGCCGCAAGCAGCGCCAGCCCCGTCCGCTTGGCCCCGAAGCCGTAGCGGGCGACCAGGCCGGCCACGACCAGCACCCAAAACCCGATCTCGGCTCCGACTATGAGATACACCATGGGCAACTCCCCTGTTTGCTGGCACATATGTGCCGTCAAGGCGATGCTAACACGACCGTGCCACATCGGTGGGCTGCAATGGGATTGGCTCGGGACTCGGACCAGGTCGAGTGCGACTTCCGTTCGCTTCGTGATCCACCTGTGGATCACGATCGTGGTTTGGGTTGCATTTGGGCCGCCGCAGCCGCCGTGGGCGAACCTGAGTGCGACCTACAAGCCCTTCGTGATCCGCTGGTGGATCACGATCAGCGTGAAGGTTGCATTTGGGGGCCTCATCCCCCGGTTTTAGCCTGCGGGTGCGACTTAGAACCTCTTCGTGATCCACTCGCGGATCACGATCGTGGTTTGGGTTGCAGTAGGCCCCAGCAGAGCCGGGTTTTTGCCTGCGGGTGCGACTTAGAACGTCTTCGTGATCCGCTGGTGGATCACGATCGGCGCGAAGGTTGCATTTGGGGTGCCGCAGCCCTTCTCCGCAGTCCCGAGTGCGACCTGCAGGCTCTTCGTGATCCGCGGGTGGATCAGGATGGTGATTTTGGTCGCAGTCGCATCCGCCTTCGCGGGCGTTGACCGTGGCCGCCGCAGAACCGCCTTGCTCTTGAGGCCGACGCCCGCCATTCGCGGCGCGGCCACATTGCTACATTTGCTGAGTGCCCAAGCTGATCGACCATCAGGCCCGCAAGGAGGATCTGGCGCAGGCGGTCTGGGATGTGATTGTGCACGACGGGGTTGGGGCCGTGTCGGTCAGGACGGTCGCGGCGCGCGCCGGCGTGGCGGTCGGCTCTCTGCGCTACATGTTCCCAACCAGGGCGGAATTGGTCGCCTTCTCCGGCGAATTGGTGCTTGAGCGCGCCAGTCGGCGGATCAGTTCAGTTCCCACCCAGCCCGATAAGACCGATTACGCCCTGGCCATGTTGCGCGAGTTGCTGCCGCTGACGGCGGAGACCAGAGCGGAGTTGCTGGTCAACTTGGCTCTGTTGGCGGAGGCGCCCGCCATTCCCGCTCTGGTTTCGATCCGCGACCGCACCATGACGGCCATCCGGGATCTCTGCCGTCGCTTGATCACCCTGGCCAGGCCGGAATTGACGGGAAAGGCGGCGGACCAGGCCGCCAACCGGCTTGCCGCTCTGACAGACGGATTGGCGCTGCGCCTGTTGTCCACTGGGGAAGACTCGCCCGACTGGGCGCTGGCAATACTGCGAGCCGAACTCACGCGACAGCCTTGACCCGCCCGCGCCACATCGGCTGGGCGCGCACTTCGTAAGAGGGACGTGAGGTGGCGCGCCGCCGCGTTCGCGCGAAAGCCGCCCGGCGCGGGAAAGCCGGTTGGCCCAGGGCGCCCCGGCCGCAGCCGAACCAAGTCCGCCGAGGCCGGACGCTGGGGGAGGCTGCAGGCGCCGCAGGCGTGAATTCGATGAAGGAGTGGTATCCGCCGGAGGCTGGGGGAAGTCGGCCGGAAGCTGCGGGTGGGCGAGTGCAAGCACGTCTTGCTGATGACGGAGGCCAATGGGAAGTCGGCCGGAAGCCGTGAAGCGAGGACTATGGGGTCCCCACTTCGGAAGGCTGCCTGGCCCGTGCTTCTCGCAGCGATGCAGGGCGAGGGTTACGGGGTCTCCGCCTCGGAAGGCTGCGGTTGGGCGGCGGTAGCGTCCGCCGGGGGCGGCCCCTGCCGTTTGCGCGCGGCACGGTGGCGGAGGTACTCCACGATCATCGGAGTGATCGACAACAGGACTATCAAGATAATCAGCAGGTCGATGTTGTCGCCCACCCATTGGAACCGGCCCAGCCAGATTCCGGCGAGCGGGAGGATGATGCCCCATGTGAACGCCGCGACAATATTGAAGGAGACGAAGTGCCGGTAGTTCATCTTGCCGACGCCCGCGACCACGGGCGCGAAGGTCCGCACAATCGGCACATACTGGGCTATCACAATGGTGCGGCCGCCGTATTTGTCGAAGAAGACGCGGGTTTTGTCGACGTGTTCGTGTTTGAAGAAGCGCGAGTCGGGTTTGTTGAACACTTTGGGCCCAAGCCCGCGCCCAATCCAGTAACCCGTCTGGTCGCCCGCCACGGCGCTGAGCGCAATGGACAGACAGGCCACCCAGGGCGGCACGTCCACGGTGCCTGCGCCGATGAAGACGCCCAGGGTGAACAGCAGCGAATCGCCGGGCAGGAAGAACCCGACCATCAAGCCGGTCTCGGCGAACACGACCGCGCAGACTCCGACCAGCGCCCATGGCCCCAACCAGGACACGAAGCTGTCGATCAGATACGCGGCGTCCATCCACGCGGGCAAGGCGAGGATCTCGGGTGCCGTTTCGGCCAGGAAAGAAGCTGTCAACACGCCCTCTAGGGTACGGTGCGTGGCATGCCGCAAGATCATCCCGCGTCCGATGCCGTCTCCCCGGCCACGCTTTCCGCGCCCGTTGTGGGGGTGGGGCCGTGGGCGGGCCCTTGGCCGGATGACACCCGTTACGACCCAGCGTTGTTGGCCGAAGGGGACCGCCGCAACGTGGCGGACCGTTACCGCTATTGGAGTTTGGACGCGATTCGGGCCGATTTGGCGGCGCGGGCCCATCCATTCCATGTGGCGGTGGAGAACTGGGAGCACGATTTCAACATCGGCGCGATTGTGCGCACAGCCAACGCCTTCGGGGCGGCGGGCGTCCACATTGTGGGCAAGCGCCGGTGGAACCGGCGCGGCGCCATGGTGACCGACCGCTATCTCAACGTGGTCCACCATCCGGACGCGGGCGCGTTGAAAGCCTGGGCGGACGAATGCGGGCTGGCGGTTGTCGGGATCGAGAACGCGCCCGGGGCGGCGCCCCTGGAAACCGCGCGTCTGCCGGAACGCTGCGTGCTGTTGTTCGGCCAAGAGGGTCCGGGCCTCACCCAAGAGGCCCTGTCGGCGGCGGAAGCGGTCTACGAGATCACGCAATACGGCTCGACGCGCTCGTTGAACGCGGGTGCGGCGGCGGCCATCGCCATGTACCACTGGGCCCTGGGCCATGCTGGTGTGAAGGTATAGCTGCTTTCCCCTTTTCCCGGAACTGGAAGCGGGGCTCTTCGCTCGCGGAATCGGGATGGTCCAATTCTCGGATTGAGGTCCGCGGGGGGCTTGCGGAGTCATGCTGGGCGGCGACGGCCGGGATTGCGCGGCGCCCTATTGTGAACGGACCGGCAAAGGAGCGTCATGGTCTGGAACAGGTTCGGTTTGGTCAGCTTGGGTGCGGTAACGGCTGTGCTCCTGGCCGCCTGCACAGGCGGTGCCGAGCCGGCGCCGTCTTCGGCGGGATCGGCCGACGGTACGCCTTCGGCCGGCGCCACTCCCCTCGGGTCTGTGGATCTGCCGCAGGCGCAATCTGAGATGCCGTCTCCGGTGGAGTTGCCGTTCGCGCGCTACTTCAGAGCGGGAAATCTGCTCCTGGACGGGGGCGCGGGCCTGAATCTGCCTCAGCGGAGCGAATGGTACGGCAACTGGCAGGGATCAATCGCGGCTTGTATGAAGGACGCGGGGTTCACGTATTACCCGGTCGAATACGAGTTCACGCACCCGGATCCGTGGATGCAAACGTTCTACTTGGGCGACACGCTTCCCTTCCCGTGGCTGCCGGACACCCTTGAGGAAACCGAGCGGGTGGGCTATGGGGTGGCCACCACCCGCCAACTGCAGGGTGAAAACGAGCCACAGGAATACCAGGCCGGCCCCAACGAGGAGTACCAGGAATCGTTGTCGGAGGCGGCGCGCCGCGAATACGACCTGGCCCTTCAGGGCTGGCATGACTATCCTCCCGGCGAAATCGATCCGAACAACTGCGTTGACCGCGCATCCGCCCAATTCCCCGAACCGGCTGGCCCCGACCTGTCGTTCTTGACTCCCCTCTACGGCATGCTCGAGTTGTTCTCGCGGGCGCGTCCGGGCGAGCCTTCCATGGGCGTCACCATCGGGCTGGACGGGACTGTCACACAATCCCCCGTCCCGCTCGAAATGATGGCGCCATCCTCGGGTGTGACGCCGATCTTCTTCGAACCCGAAGCCGAGGCGCTCCAGGAGGAGTACAGCCAGTGCATGCTGGCGAGCGATTCGGCGGCCGCGCTCGCGGCCTTCGGCGCCACCGAACGGGTGGAGCCGGAGACGGTGTTCTCCCTGGCTAGGTACACCGCCCCGGATGGGTCAAGGTTCGAGTTCCCGGCGGGGCGGGCGGTGTCGGATGAGGACATCCCGGAGGAGCAACGGTCCTTGCTGGCCTCGCCGCCGGAGATCGCTTTGGCCGTTGACGACTTCAAGTGCAGACAGCAAACCGACTACCTGAACCGCTGGATCGCCGTCACGGTCGCCGCCGAGGAACGGTACTTGGCGGAGCACAGACAAGAAGTTCAGAAGGTGGAGGCCGCCATTGAGCAACTCGACCCTTCGCTCCTGGTTGGCTGATCGCTTGCGGAAGCGGCCGCGGCCGCGGCTGGCCGTGATGGCCGTGATAGCGGCGGCGTTGACGGCTTCTTGCACCGGCGGCGAGCCGCCAGTCGAATCCCCAGGCGTGAAAAGCCCCTCTCCCGCCGCCGGTCTGCCATCCGTTGCCGTGGCTGAGTTTCCGCGGGCGCGGTCCGACATGCCCGCGCCCGTGGAACTCCCGTTCACGCCGTACTTTGACGCCGCCGAGGCGCTGCGGGCCGCCGCCAAGTCGGCGG
Proteins encoded:
- a CDS encoding VTT domain-containing protein — its product is MLTASFLAETAPEILALPAWMDAAYLIDSFVSWLGPWALVGVCAVVFAETGLMVGFFLPGDSLLFTLGVFIGAGTVDVPPWVACLSIALSAVAGDQTGYWIGRGLGPKVFNKPDSRFFKHEHVDKTRVFFDKYGGRTIVIAQYVPIVRTFAPVVAGVGKMNYRHFVSFNIVAAFTWGIILPLAGIWLGRFQWVGDNIDLLIILIVLLSITPMIVEYLRHRAARKRQGPPPADATAAQPQPSEAETP
- a CDS encoding RNA methyltransferase, which translates into the protein MPQDHPASDAVSPATLSAPVVGVGPWAGPWPDDTRYDPALLAEGDRRNVADRYRYWSLDAIRADLAARAHPFHVAVENWEHDFNIGAIVRTANAFGAAGVHIVGKRRWNRRGAMVTDRYLNVVHHPDAGALKAWADECGLAVVGIENAPGAAPLETARLPERCVLLFGQEGPGLTQEALSAAEAVYEITQYGSTRSLNAGAAAAIAMYHWALGHAGVKV
- a CDS encoding TetR family transcriptional regulator, whose translation is MPKLIDHQARKEDLAQAVWDVIVHDGVGAVSVRTVAARAGVAVGSLRYMFPTRAELVAFSGELVLERASRRISSVPTQPDKTDYALAMLRELLPLTAETRAELLVNLALLAEAPAIPALVSIRDRTMTAIRDLCRRLITLARPELTGKAADQAANRLAALTDGLALRLLSTGEDSPDWALAILRAELTRQP